In the Leptospira barantonii genome, GAGGAAATTTTGCGGATATAAGAATCCAACTCGGAACTCATCGATTCCACTTTGACGAGAATTCGATTCTTCCCTTCTTTCAAGGATTCCAAAGGTCCGATCGCGGCGAGAATTCCCAAGTTGAGAATTCCGATTTCGTGACATACCTTTTCCACTTCCAAAAGTCTATGAGAATTTAGTAATACAGTTGTGCCCTTGGATTTGTTCTCTTCCACAAGGGTTTCTCTAAAATCGATGTAACCCTTCGGATCCAAACCGGAACCCGGTTCGTCCAAGATCAACAGTTCGGGATCTCCGATCAAAGCGGACGCGAGTCCGAGTCTTTGTAACATTCCTTTGGAATAACCGGAAACTTTTTTACCGGCCGCGTCGGCGATTCCGGTTTTTTCCAAAAGGCTCTTAGACTTTTCACGGATTGCCGAGGTCTTGATTCCGGCTAACTTTCCGCTGAAGGCTAAAAATTCTTCCCCGGTTAAAAATCCGGGAATGGAAACTTTTTCGGGAAGGTAACCGATTCTTTTCCGCAATTGAGAGGAAAACGGAAGTCCAAATAAACGGAAGTTACCTTCGGTTTGTTTGGAAAACCCCATAAGGATTCGAACCAAACTCGTTTTTCCGGCTCCGTTCGGGCCGAGAAGACCGAAAACAGAACCTTGGCGGACTCGGAAGGAAATGCCTTTGAGAGCATTTTGTTCCTTGTATTTTTTTTGAATCGAATCGATTTCAATTGCAAATTCGGACATGCACTTTTCCTTGGAATCAGAGCCTTTTCTTAAACCGCACGAAGGCGGAATCCATATCCTCCGTAAGGGATACGGAACTGCAAAGCGAAACTTATATCAAAGAAAACTAAGTTTCGTAAGATGCTATGACAACGTTGGACCTTTCTTGCAAACGAAGGTTCCACTTGAGAAGGATCAATGATTTTCGGGAATCATTCCCTGTCAATCCTCTGGAAACATGAAGATTATTATTGCTAGACATGGAGAAGCAGAAACGACTTCTCTGGACGGAACCGATCGTTCTAGGTTGCTCACCGCAAAGGGAGAAACCGACGTACGAAAGATGGCGAATTTTCTCAAGACCGGTTTCAAAATTTCAAAGATCTATCACAGTCCTTACGAAAGAACCAAACAAACCGCAAAAATTTATACGGACATTTTAAAACCCGAACAAGAAACGGAATCCTTGGATTATCTTGAAGCAGGACGGGACATGTCCAACGTTTGTCCGATGATCCGCGACTATTCCAACTCGGATACGATCTTGTTGGTCGGTCATAGTCCGGACGTTTCCATCTTTGCCGAAAAACTTTTGGGAATCGGCGGAGTCGGAAAAAGTTTTCTTTTTTCACCGGGTTCCGCGCTCGCCGTCAACGTTCCTCGAGAAAAATTTTTAGACGGTCAAATCATCTGGTTTATCTGTCCCGATTTTCTCTGCTAAGTCCTTTTCATTTTTCAGTTTACAGAAGAGCCTTTTCGTAAATTCTTACTGTAGTTAGTAAGAATCGGGGTGTAGCGCAGTGGTAGCGCACTTCTCTGGGGGGGAAGGGGTCGCTGGTTCGAATCCAGTCACTCCGAGATTCTTTCTAAATCGAAGTCATCGTTTGCAACGAGCGGTCTTATAAAAAGAATCGATCGCGCCTTCTCTCGAAGCGCCCTGCCCCGTTTGTAAAACCGTAATCACCGTATATTCCTTCGGAGAATTTCGAATCCAACGTTCCCAAAGATTTTGTTTCTTTTCCAAAAATCCCAAAAACCAAAACGCACCCGAAAAAGAACCGGTCTTTCCGTAGACGATCGAATTTTCGGAATCGCATTCGGACCAGAAGGCGGATTCTTTCCAGCGTAAAAAATCTTCTTCGTTGATTCCTTTGGATCGTCCTTCGTCCTTTAAAAATTCCACCATAAAGTTATGTTGACGTTCCGGAGTTCTTTGAACGGCTTTCGAGAAATATATATTCTTTTTATCTAAATAAGATTTTTTGAATTCTTTGGAAACGTATTCGATTCGAATCAGAAAGTTTTCGAATTCTTCGTATCGATTCGGCTCCTCTTCGAAAAACGAAAGAAAAAATGAATTCGAAGAATAAAACATTGCGTCTCTCAGATTCAAATCGCGGGGAGAATCCGGGATATGCGCTTCGAAACTTCTTTTTTGAAATCCGGGCCCAACTAAATTTTTTTCGATTAAGAATAAGGCGATCCAATATTTGAGAGTGGAAGCCGGTGTGAAACTTTCTTTGAGAAGATCCCCCTCCCCGGAAATCCGAGGAGAAGGGTCAGTGAAGTGTGAGAATAGTGTAATTTCCTTAGATTGAATCTCTCCGGCGGAAATTAAAATCCAGAGAGCAAGAAATAGGATTCTGCCGTTTAGCAAGAATCTTATTTCTTAATAAAATGATTTAGGATATTGTCCCGGATCTCTTCGAACCGAACCAATCCCCAAGCTAAGTTGACTTTCAGTTTGAGGGCGTTGTCGCTCATGTCCTTTTCGCCCTGGGCTTTCAGTTGATCGAATCGTTCTTCGATCTTTTCTTTGCCGTCGTTCAGATCATCCACGAGTTTATCAAAAATCTCGCGAGAAGTTTGAACGGCCCCGATTCCTGCATTGATTATGTCGTTTAATTTTTTGTTTTCCATACAGTAACCCCTCAATTTGCTTTCGAGGATCTCTATTGCTATTTTTGTGCAGTGCATAAAAATAGCAAACACTTTTTTGCTTTTTTTCCTTGCCCCGGTTTCCGATTTCCCGAAAGTTCGAAGACCGTACAAATATATGAAACAACCCAATTTGCCAAAACAAAACCCGAAATGTAGGAACTCCTTCAAATTCTATTTAGGAACCATTCTCCTTATCACCTTAAACATCACAAACTGCGGGGCCGAAATCAAGGCCGTCGGTCCATCCGGCGCGGCTTGCACCAAAATCGAAGGACTTCCCGGTCCCGAAGACCTGGCCATCGACTCGGAGGAAAAGATTCTTTATGTCTCAAGCCATGAAAGAAGAATCAAAGACCAGACCGGAAAGATCTTTGCGATCGATTTGAAAAATCCTTCCGCTACGCCCCAGGAAATTTCCGTGAAATATCCGCCGGACTTCCGACCACACGGAGTAAGCCTTCTCAAAACGAAGGACGTCTACAGACTCTACGTAATCTCTCACCCGAAAATCTACGAAGTCCACACGATCGAAATCTTCGAACGCAAAGGAAAAGATTGGTCTCATGTGGGAACTCTTACAGATCCGCTGATCACAAGCCCGAACGACCTATTCGTAGTTTCCGAAAACGAAATCTATCTTTCGAACGACCACGGAGCCGGAGGAGTCGTACGTTATCTTTGGGACGATTTGTTCAAATTCAAACGCGCTGAAATTTCCTACTACGACGGAAAGACTTGGTCGAACCTCGGGAACCCTCTCTCGTTCGGAAACGGAATCCTCTATACGAAAGATTCTCAGGGAAAGGAACTCTTATACAGATCCGGTTTTTCCGACAAAACCGTTTTCCAATTTCCGATCACAAGGGAACAAGGCAAACCCGTATTAGGCGAACCGAAATCGATTCTTCTCAGTTCCGGACCGGACAATCTTGAGTTGGATCCACAGGGTAGAATTTTCGTCGTCGGTCATCCTTCCGTATATAAATTCTTGAGACACTTACGAAACGCGGATTATCTCGCGCCTACTCAGGTGTATCGAATTTCTTCGGACGGAAGTTCTCAGGAAATTTTTGCGACGTCCGGAGATTTGATTTCGGCGGGAAGCACCGCGATTCCATACGATGGAAGATTGTATATCGCGCAGGTATTCAATCCGTTCATTCTCAATTGCGAATATAACAATTCTAGCAAATAGAAAACGGCTCGATTCTTTTTAACGAACGTAAAATTTTCGGATCGTATCCGCATAGACGGTTCCCATCAAATCGTATCCGACCGGATTCGGGTGAATCGGGTCCGTCGTCGGATACAAAGGAATCGTCTTTTCCGTTTCCAGAAATACGGTTTCCATATCGGCGGTCGGATAACGGGAACCTAAACTTCTCAAATACGGATTGATCTGAAAGATATTGGCTCTATAACCCGCCTGGATCGTCGGGGGGAGAATGGTGATTAGAATCGCAGAATTGGTATGAGATTGAATCGTTCCAAGAAGAGTTTCGTAGTGATTCGGAAATTGATCCGTGGGGTAACCGGAAACGTCGTTGGTTCCCAATTCTAAAATCAAAACATCCTGTTGTTCCGTAAAGGCAGTCCCGATCGCTTGGGTCCAACCGGGAACGTCCCTACCCGAAACGGAATAATCCGTTACCGTAAATCGGGAACCGAGTTTTTCTCGAAGACCGAAACCGTCCGATCTTTGGGAAAGAGAATCTCCGATGATTCCCACTTTTAAAAGAGGACCGACCAAGGGCAACAAGGCGGAAAGACCCTGTTGTTCGTGTTCTTTTCCCACGCAGTTATTCGCGAAGAAAAAGAATAAGAAAAATAGAATATTCTGAAATACGAAAACGAAACGAAAGCGAAAGTCCGAAGGCAAACGCGAACCTGAACGCAAGAATTTCATTTTTTCTTCCGAATATAAATTTCGGCCTGAGCGCGTACGAGTTTTCGAGTCGTCGACGGGGAAACGGAAACGTTTCGTTTGTAAAAAGAGGAAGAATTTTCGATTAGATAACGTTCCACCGCTTCGTTGCGTTTGGTTCCTTCGCTGAAAACGAAAGTGTCGATGGAATCCAACGTGGAAACGAACATTTCGTGAGGAACCGGCAATTCTCCCGGAATGAATTCCAAAATCTTTTGATTTGGATACGTTTCCCTAAGACGGAAATAGGGATCGGGAATCGCTTGAAGATAAACCTTTTTGGAATACTTCAATTCCGAGACAATCTCTTCCGAAAATTTCTTTCCAAGATCGAATTCGGGATTTAAAAAACCCACCTTTCGATAAGCCAAAAACAAAACGATCAAATTGCAGAACAAAAGCCCGGACGCGACGTAAATCACCCGTTTTCGATCGGATTCTTCCAAAAGAATTCCGCCTAACGCGGACAATGGGATCGTGAGATACATCACGTAATAAAATTCGGTGGATAAAAACAAAAAGAAAAGTGTTCCGAAAATCCAAATGAAAAGAAACAAAAACCTTTGAAACTTTTCTTTCAACAATCTTCGATTGATCCCGATTCCGGCCAAAAGAAAAATATAGAATAGAATTCTTACGCCCGGATTTTCATAACCTCCGATCAGAATTTTGATCTTGGTTAGAATCGAAAAAACGGAGAACAATTCTTTCTTTCTTCCGAACTGCAATCCGAACTGAAACAAAAACAGATCGAATCTCGGAAACAACCAAACGATCCAAACTCCGAGCGGAATCATTCCTCCGATCCAAAACAAAGGAGCGAGCAACGACTTTCTTTTCCACAAAAGAAACAATGCGGGAACTCCGAACACGGCTCCGAACGGATGCGAAAGAAAGGAAAGCCCGAGAAATATTCCCGAGACAAAGGATTCTATCTTACCGACGGGATCGGGGTTTTCGTCGAACGCACTTCGGATTAAAAAAAACAGACTCGCCAAAGCGAATAAAAGACAAACCGCTTCCATTCTCCCCATCGCACCTACTCGCAGATACAAAAGATCGGTAGAAAGAAGAAGACAGGAAAACAAATTGGAAAGAGGAGAGAATCCGATTCGATTTAGAATTCCATAAAATACCAATATACAAAATGCCGCGGTTGTAAGGGTGAACAACCGAAGCCCTACGATTCCGGGAAAAACGTATTTCATCCAGAAGCCGCCCGTAAAAAAATACAGAGGAGGCATCCATAACGTGGTTTCTTCCATACCGGGAATCAAACCTTCAAGAACCTGCGTTCTTAAGGTTCCATTCTCCGCAAAATCCTGAGCTGGTGAAAAGAATAGGACTTCGTCCGGCCAAACGGGCGGAAATTCAAGCCTTTGATTGAAAGGAACCCAGATGAAAAGGGAAATGATAAATCCCAAGAAGGCCCAGTGGACCGCTTGGATCGGGATTAGATTGAATATTTTCCGGGACATAGACCCGAGGGGAATCCGGGATGAATCCCGGATTTTAGGTAAGCGAATCGAGAGCGGAACTTTCTGTTTCGTAAACTTCAAACAGATCTAAAAGTTCAACCACATCGAATACTTTTTTTACGGGAGGAGTGATACAACAAAGTTTCAACTTTCTTCCCTGCTTTTCCAATTCTCTGACCATACCGACAAAGATACGAATCCCAGAGGATGAAATGTAAGAGATATTTTCCAGGTTGATTAAGATATCGCCCTGTCCGGACTGAACATCGTCTAGTAACTTCGCTTCGACTTCGTCTGAATGTCCGATATCCAGCCTACCATTGAGCGCAACCAGAGTGTGCTTACCGATCTTTTTCGTTTTAATTTCCAAAGATGGCTTCCTTTTAAAGAATTAGGACTAAATTAAGGTTTCAGAACGCGTTTACAACTCATTTTTAAGCTCCGATATCTATAATTTCTTCCCAAGAAAATATTTTTACCGGTTCGGGTTTCGATTTTTTCCCAATCAACTTATAGGTAGCGCGCCTTGTTTTAAATCCGAGATACTCGCCGATAAATCGGATTGAGTTTCCATTCGCGTCCATACGAACGGCTATCGTCTCTCTTATTTTCGGAATGTTCACTTCGATTCCTGTCTTTCGTTTTAATTTTTGAAGAAGTTTCTGAATCGTTTTCGGATGTAGCCTACCGTGCATTCCAGGAAATAAATATTCCTCGGGCATTCTCCCTTGAATCGCACCGTAAAAATCCTTCAACAGACAAAGTGGAACGTCCAGATAACGATCCTTTCTCCGCTGAAAACCACGGATTCTTAATATTCTTTCCTTTAGGTTTACGTCGATCACTCGTATTGAAACCAACTCTTCCTGTTTTAATCCGAATAGAAACAGAAATCGAATCCAAACGTAATGATTGGGGTTGTTTCTACATTCGTCGATCAACCGTTTGATTTCGAGATTGGTGAGAATTTTTTTATTTCCGGTTATCTCGGAATTCTTTTCATTTATGGTCATAAAAACCGTCCTTTTAAAATTCCGGTTCATTGACCATATCCGTAAAATAATGCGAACAAAAATCGGTTTTCGCGCGCCGTGATCCGTAAATTTTCGAAGATTAAAACATGTTTTAAGAATATTCAAAAAACATAAATTATTCTAAATCGGAATAATGCCGGGAGCGACTTCTATTACGAATTATAAATAAAAATTAGTCTATTTTAAGAATAGAAAACAATCGAATCCGAAAAACCGAAGTCCTTTTTCGACGTTTCAGTTCACTTCGACTCGACTCAATTCGTCCAGTTCGACCTTCCAAGATTGGACGATTTGAACCATCACGTCCAACACAGCGGGTTCGGGAGAATCGTATCCATCGGCCGCAAAAGAATCCACAGTCTCGAAACCTTTGATCTGTATCAGGGAATTCTTTTCCATTTTCGCCCGGAAAACCTCGAATTCTTCGACGGAATCCGTGGGAGAATTCTTCACATAATACGGTTTTACGATGCTCACTCTAAAACTTTCGATCGGGAGATTCTTCAGGGTCTGCAAAAGCCGAAAGGACAATAAAGCGACTTCGAGTTTCATTCTTTCCTTATATTCTTTCTGCCCGAGAAAGGTTAACGCGGAATTTCCGCCCACCGACAACGTTACTCGCACCGCATCCGTAGTGGTTCCGTCAGACGAAACACCGGGGGATATTTCAATTTCCTTCAGTCGATCCCCTAACAGTAAAAAGGAGGTCTGACGAATTTTCTCCTCAACGGGAATCCGGCGATCGGATAATATCTTTTCAACCTGCTCCTTTGCGGTCGGCTTACACCCCGTATACGGTAGTAAGATTGCGAAAAGAAGGATAGGGTAAAAGACCCTATATACAATATTTTGATTCTTAGGAATTTGTTTTTGATTTGAGAAGGTGTTCTGATCCGTTTCGTTTAAGTACAATCGTTCATTCTTCATGGAAAAAACCTCCTTTATTTCTTTTTGAAAGAGACTCTTTAATTTTAGGAGATCCATCGTTTTTTGCAAGCTTTTAGCCGTTTTTCGGCATTTTAGCGAAACGTGATTTTGCTCTTATCCTTACCTTAATGAATTTGATTCGCATTCGTTTCACGAACCGACCGTCGGTCGGCTTTGATGGATCGAAATTCTCTCACTTATTAAAGTGATAAAACGATTTAGCCTTATTTAAAATTAGGAAAGAAATTATTTCAAATGATTGGCCTTTAATCACTGTTTGGGGTAAAAAGATGTTCCATTTTTTTAGTCGCTTATATAAAAAATTATATAACGTTAACTTTTTTCTGTAATTTTAATTAGGTGATTTCGTCATAAATATCTGTATGAAACCAAAAAAAATTTCGAACGACGATCTTGAGTCCCTGGTAACAGGTGTTAAATCTCAATCCTTAGAAGCAGTGGGGAATTATCTATATAAAGGATTCAGAATACAGGTTAGTAAATATAATCTGTCCGGAGCTGAAAGAGTTCAACTTCTCTATCAAAGAAGAAGAAACAACGGCCTTTGTATCGTATGCGGAAATAAAGTCTCCAAAAAGAACCCTTCCTCGGGCAAACTTTATAGGCTTTGCGAACACCACCGCAAGACAATCGATAAGAAAAAGTAATCAACCTTTTCGGTAAACCTGCAGATAATCTTTAGAGGGGAACCGTTCTCCTCGGGAGTTTATCTTGCAGGCCCAAAGATTCTTCGTTTTTTTACTGATACCATTCTTAACTTGGATCTCCTTTTCCGGCTCCCTCAATTCGGAAGCGAGTCCCCTCCAAGAAACTCAGGCCGAAAATCTCCTTAGAATCGCGGAAGAAGCCTATAAGGATCGGAAATTCCATAAATCGATCGAAGAAATTAAAAGTTTCCTGATTCTTTACCCTTCGAGTAAATTCAAAACCAAGGCCTATCAGGTTCTAAAGAATAACTATTCGAGACTCGGTCGTCCGGAAAAAGTCCTCGAAATCAATCTGCACCAGTACGCTCAGGAACCGAATTCTTCCCAAGGTCTGAACGCTTTTTTCGAAGCGGGTAAACTCTATCTTGAAATCGGCGAGGAAAGTAAGGCGAGAGACGTCTTCAAATCGATCTGTTCCCAATCCTTTTCCCGAGAACTGGCCGAAAAAGCTTCCTTAGAGCTCTCCGAATGGGAGATTTTAAGCGGTTCAAAGACGGAAATGTCGGAATGCGGAGAAAAGTAGCGCTTTTTTTCGAGTTTCGATTCCCGGATTCCGATAATGAAAACAGTTGAACTCTGATTTTCAAAAAAAATACTAACACAACAGCATGTCCACAGGGATCTTCCAAATCGTTAATTTCCAGAAGGGCTCCTACATTATCGTAGAGGGCAAAAAGGATTCTCCTAGTTTCTTTATTATTCGAGAAGGGAAGGTCAAAATCGGCCGAGAAAACCCGGTTGTCGGTGAAGATCCGAATTCGGTTCAAGGTCCGGGAGACTTTTTCGGCGTCGTCGCCGCGATGAGTCAACACGCTCAGATCGAATCTGCAGTGGCGCTCACCGACGTTTCGGTGATCGAAGTGAGTTACGATCAATTCGGAACTCTCATCCAAAGAAATACTCCGGTAGCGATGAAAATCATTCGCTACTTCTCCATGAAACTCCGTCAGTTCGACCAGACGATCACTCGTCTTACCTTCCGCTCCGCTGTGGAAGAAGATCCGAACGAACTTTATAACATCGGAGAGAACTACTTCAATCAGAAGAATAGTCCACACGCGGCTTACGCGTTTCAAAAATATCTTCAGTATCTTCCGAACGGTCCGTTTGCGACTCAAGCCAAGCTGAAACTGCAAACGATGAACCAACCGATGCAGGCTCCTGCGATCGATCTCACGAAGTTCAATCGTATGTATGCGGACAACGAGATGATATTTTGCGAGCACGAACCGGGACGAGAACTTTATATCATTCAAAACGGCAAGGTAAAGATCACAAAGATCGTGGATAAGAACGAAGTGTTGCTCGCGGTTCTTCAGAACGGAGACATCTTCGGTGAGATGGCGCTTCTCGACAACAAACCGAGATCCGCTTCCGCGATCGCATGGGGAAACGTTCAACTTCTTGCGATCAACAAAGCAAACTTCGAAGGAATGGTGAAGGCTCAGCCTCAGCTCGCAACCCGTTTGATCACTCTTCTTTCGGAAAGGATTTGGACCGCTTACAAACAGCTCGCCAACTTGATGATCAACGATCCTCAGGGAAGAATCGCGGATACGTTATTGACTCTTGTTGAAAAGAATAGAATTAAAATCGCCCCTAAGGTTTCATATAACTTCGAAATCGGAACCAAAGACTTAATCAAAATGGTCGGTCTTTCTTATCCTAAGGACGAGAATTTGGTTTTGGATCTTTTGACCAAAAACAAATGGATCAAACTCGATCAGGGTAAACTGAGTTGTACGGATCTCGTGGAACTGGAAAAACTCGTTCATATCTATAGAAAAAAATCGCAGATGGAAAACAAACTCAAGAAAAGGGCATAACGCGTTACGCGCTCTTCGACCGAGATGCCCTCTTCTTCCGATTCCAAATCCGATTCTTCCAAAGTCTTATCGTCCTCCGTTTCCGCAAAATCTTCCGATCGGGAGAATCGTCTTAAAAAAGCGACCGACTGGCTTCGTAAAAAAGACCCGATCACAAAAAGACTGATCGACGGGGTCGGACCTTGTAAACTGCAAACGATCGGTTCTCCCTATCAGGTTTTGATCAAATCCGTTTTGGGTCAGCAACTTTCGACCAAGGTCGCTCTTACCTTTGAACGAAGATTGATCGCCCTGGCGGGAAGTAGAAAGATTCCTTCTCCCGAACAAATTCTCGAGATTCCGAATTCTAAGATGAGAGGAATCGGTGTTTCCCAGGCCAAAACCGAAACGATCAAACGCGTCGCAGAAGCGTATAACGATCGGGTGATTACGGATTCAAAACTTCGTAAATTAGAAGATTTGAATGTTCTGGAACTTCTTTGTTCTTTGAAGGGAGTCGGGCCTTGGACGGCGGAGATGGTTTTGATCTTTGCGTTGGATCGTTGGGATCATTTTTCGATCAACGATTTGATTCTTCGGAAGTCCGTCGAAAAACACTACGGGATTTCGAAGGACAACAAAAAAGAGATCGTTCACCTTTTGAAGAATTATTCTCCGTATCGTACGATTCTTTCCTGGTATCTTTGGGCCGATGTCGACGGCGGAGAAGGTTGGAATTGAAGCGCGACTTGTAGGAGTTCCTACAAAATCGCAAAGAAAAACGCACTTGCAGAATACCACGTTTTCTGATATAGGCAGACTCGTGCAATTTGCTCCCACAAGCCCACCACCACCTCCCTAACTCGGGTGGGGGCGATCCTCGTTTTACTATAAAATCGTCGGAGCTCCTACAAAATCCTCACCCACGATCCCCGCGATAGCGATTGCAACGGAAATCCCGAGCCTGGAAAAGAAAGAGCTTCTGGTTTTAGAATCGAGTCTGCGAGGGATTGCAGTGGAAAGCGTGGTCGCGAGCCTTTTTCAGGAAAAAGCCCGGCGAGCGAATCGCCCGCTCCGCGCTTTTGAATTCAAAAAATTGAATATTCTTAAAGTTTAATTCCGACCGCTTCGCAATCGGCTTTGGTCATGATCTTTACGAGTTCTTCGAACTTGACCTTCGGTTCCCAGCCTAACTTTTTCTTCGCCTTTGCGGGATCTCCGATTAATATGTCGACTTCGGTCGGACGGTAGAACTTAGGATTCACTTCCACGAGAAGTTGTCCGGTTTTTGCATCGAATCCCTTTTCGGAATCGCCCTTTCCGTCCCAACGAACTTGAACTCCCATAAACCCGAAAGATTTTTCAACGAACTCGCGCACCGTATGTGTTTCGTTGGTCGCCACTACGTAATCGTCCGCGTCGGGTTGTTGCAACATCATCCACATCATTTCCACGTAATCCGGCGCATAACCCCAGTCACGTTTTGCATCCATGTTTCCGAGTTGGATCGGCGCGCCTTTTTTTGCGAGAAGATTGGCTACGCCTATGGTAATCTTTCTGGTTACGAAT is a window encoding:
- a CDS encoding ABC transporter ATP-binding protein; amino-acid sequence: MSEFAIEIDSIQKKYKEQNALKGISFRVRQGSVFGLLGPNGAGKTSLVRILMGFSKQTEGNFRLFGLPFSSQLRKRIGYLPEKVSIPGFLTGEEFLAFSGKLAGIKTSAIREKSKSLLEKTGIADAAGKKVSGYSKGMLQRLGLASALIGDPELLILDEPGSGLDPKGYIDFRETLVEENKSKGTTVLLNSHRLLEVEKVCHEIGILNLGILAAIGPLESLKEGKNRILVKVESMSSELDSYIRKISSEQKIVENQIEFLPANGIDLRNIPAELVNLGANILKYERTTESLEEVFLRVTGGNHE
- the sixA gene encoding phosphohistidine phosphatase SixA gives rise to the protein MKIIIARHGEAETTSLDGTDRSRLLTAKGETDVRKMANFLKTGFKISKIYHSPYERTKQTAKIYTDILKPEQETESLDYLEAGRDMSNVCPMIRDYSNSDTILLVGHSPDVSIFAEKLLGIGGVGKSFLFSPGSALAVNVPREKFLDGQIIWFICPDFLC
- a CDS encoding LIMLP_16025 family protein; the encoded protein is MENKKLNDIINAGIGAVQTSREIFDKLVDDLNDGKEKIEERFDQLKAQGEKDMSDNALKLKVNLAWGLVRFEEIRDNILNHFIKK
- a CDS encoding arylesterase, whose translation is MKQPNLPKQNPKCRNSFKFYLGTILLITLNITNCGAEIKAVGPSGAACTKIEGLPGPEDLAIDSEEKILYVSSHERRIKDQTGKIFAIDLKNPSATPQEISVKYPPDFRPHGVSLLKTKDVYRLYVISHPKIYEVHTIEIFERKGKDWSHVGTLTDPLITSPNDLFVVSENEIYLSNDHGAGGVVRYLWDDLFKFKRAEISYYDGKTWSNLGNPLSFGNGILYTKDSQGKELLYRSGFSDKTVFQFPITREQGKPVLGEPKSILLSSGPDNLELDPQGRIFVVGHPSVYKFLRHLRNADYLAPTQVYRISSDGSSQEIFATSGDLISAGSTAIPYDGRLYIAQVFNPFILNCEYNNSSK
- a CDS encoding SGNH/GDSL hydrolase family protein, producing MKFLRSGSRLPSDFRFRFVFVFQNILFFLFFFFANNCVGKEHEQQGLSALLPLVGPLLKVGIIGDSLSQRSDGFGLREKLGSRFTVTDYSVSGRDVPGWTQAIGTAFTEQQDVLILELGTNDVSGYPTDQFPNHYETLLGTIQSHTNSAILITILPPTIQAGYRANIFQINPYLRSLGSRYPTADMETVFLETEKTIPLYPTTDPIHPNPVGYDLMGTVYADTIRKFYVR
- a CDS encoding ArnT family glycosyltransferase; the encoded protein is MSRKIFNLIPIQAVHWAFLGFIISLFIWVPFNQRLEFPPVWPDEVLFFSPAQDFAENGTLRTQVLEGLIPGMEETTLWMPPLYFFTGGFWMKYVFPGIVGLRLFTLTTAAFCILVFYGILNRIGFSPLSNLFSCLLLSTDLLYLRVGAMGRMEAVCLLFALASLFFLIRSAFDENPDPVGKIESFVSGIFLGLSFLSHPFGAVFGVPALFLLWKRKSLLAPLFWIGGMIPLGVWIVWLFPRFDLFLFQFGLQFGRKKELFSVFSILTKIKILIGGYENPGVRILFYIFLLAGIGINRRLLKEKFQRFLFLFIWIFGTLFFLFLSTEFYYVMYLTIPLSALGGILLEESDRKRVIYVASGLLFCNLIVLFLAYRKVGFLNPEFDLGKKFSEEIVSELKYSKKVYLQAIPDPYFRLRETYPNQKILEFIPGELPVPHEMFVSTLDSIDTFVFSEGTKRNEAVERYLIENSSSFYKRNVSVSPSTTRKLVRAQAEIYIRKKK
- a CDS encoding STAS domain-containing protein, with translation MEIKTKKIGKHTLVALNGRLDIGHSDEVEAKLLDDVQSGQGDILINLENISYISSSGIRIFVGMVRELEKQGRKLKLCCITPPVKKVFDVVELLDLFEVYETESSALDSLT
- a CDS encoding tyrosine-type recombinase/integrase, with protein sequence MTINEKNSEITGNKKILTNLEIKRLIDECRNNPNHYVWIRFLFLFGLKQEELVSIRVIDVNLKERILRIRGFQRRKDRYLDVPLCLLKDFYGAIQGRMPEEYLFPGMHGRLHPKTIQKLLQKLKRKTGIEVNIPKIRETIAVRMDANGNSIRFIGEYLGFKTRRATYKLIGKKSKPEPVKIFSWEEIIDIGA
- a CDS encoding LIC10235 family protein, whose translation is MKPKKISNDDLESLVTGVKSQSLEAVGNYLYKGFRIQVSKYNLSGAERVQLLYQRRRNNGLCIVCGNKVSKKNPSSGKLYRLCEHHRKTIDKKK
- a CDS encoding cyclic nucleotide-binding domain-containing protein codes for the protein MSTGIFQIVNFQKGSYIIVEGKKDSPSFFIIREGKVKIGRENPVVGEDPNSVQGPGDFFGVVAAMSQHAQIESAVALTDVSVIEVSYDQFGTLIQRNTPVAMKIIRYFSMKLRQFDQTITRLTFRSAVEEDPNELYNIGENYFNQKNSPHAAYAFQKYLQYLPNGPFATQAKLKLQTMNQPMQAPAIDLTKFNRMYADNEMIFCEHEPGRELYIIQNGKVKITKIVDKNEVLLAVLQNGDIFGEMALLDNKPRSASAIAWGNVQLLAINKANFEGMVKAQPQLATRLITLLSERIWTAYKQLANLMINDPQGRIADTLLTLVEKNRIKIAPKVSYNFEIGTKDLIKMVGLSYPKDENLVLDLLTKNKWIKLDQGKLSCTDLVELEKLVHIYRKKSQMENKLKKRA
- a CDS encoding DNA-3-methyladenine glycosylase family protein, producing MPSSSDSKSDSSKVLSSSVSAKSSDRENRLKKATDWLRKKDPITKRLIDGVGPCKLQTIGSPYQVLIKSVLGQQLSTKVALTFERRLIALAGSRKIPSPEQILEIPNSKMRGIGVSQAKTETIKRVAEAYNDRVITDSKLRKLEDLNVLELLCSLKGVGPWTAEMVLIFALDRWDHFSINDLILRKSVEKHYGISKDNKKEIVHLLKNYSPYRTILSWYLWADVDGGEGWN